The following coding sequences lie in one Mesorhizobium sp. NZP2298 genomic window:
- a CDS encoding DUF1003 domain-containing protein produces MNKTVPELANRWLRRNPENLSELERRVLQSTVDRKPISQDINDNLTGLQGAGDRIADAIARVGGSWTFILSSIAFLILWIGANWWLLGQKSFDPYPFIFLNLVLSMIAALQAPVIMMSQNRQAARDRIDAAHDYEVNLKAEIEIMALHEKLDELRHSQIIGMRDEIAQIAEQLKRIDERLAPQTQSS; encoded by the coding sequence ATGAACAAGACAGTGCCCGAACTGGCCAATCGATGGCTGAGGCGAAACCCAGAGAATTTGAGCGAGCTCGAGAGGCGGGTGCTGCAAAGCACTGTCGACCGCAAACCCATATCACAGGACATCAACGACAATCTTACCGGCCTTCAGGGCGCGGGCGATCGTATCGCCGATGCCATCGCGCGTGTCGGTGGTTCGTGGACGTTCATTCTGTCATCCATCGCCTTCCTGATCCTATGGATCGGTGCCAACTGGTGGCTGCTAGGACAAAAGTCGTTCGACCCCTACCCCTTCATTTTCCTCAACCTGGTGCTGTCGATGATCGCTGCCCTGCAGGCGCCGGTGATCATGATGTCGCAGAATCGCCAGGCGGCGCGCGACCGCATCGACGCTGCCCATGACTACGAGGTCAACCTCAAGGCCGAAATCGAGATCATGGCACTGCACGAAAAGCTGGACGAATTGCGCCACAGCCAGATCATCGGCATGCGCGACGAGATCGCGCAGATAGCCGAACAGCTGAAGCGGATCGACGAACGGCTCGCTCCCCAGACCCAGTCCTCATGA
- a CDS encoding GNAT family N-acetyltransferase yields the protein MQDCEISFDLARIDFRATSDLLMTSYWGAGRSDEFHRRAFANSFCAAAYIDGKQVGFGRAITDRTVFAYLADIFVWPRHRGQGIGSRLVRELIDHPELGTVSHWSLSTSDAHGVYEKLGFKASTDGRYMRLDRSPQ from the coding sequence ATGCAAGACTGTGAGATCAGTTTCGACCTCGCGCGGATCGACTTCCGCGCGACCTCGGACCTGTTGATGACGAGCTACTGGGGGGCCGGACGCAGCGATGAATTTCATCGCCGGGCCTTTGCCAATTCGTTCTGCGCGGCCGCTTACATCGATGGCAAACAGGTCGGTTTCGGCAGGGCGATCACCGATCGCACGGTGTTCGCCTATCTCGCCGACATCTTCGTCTGGCCGCGGCATCGCGGGCAGGGCATCGGCTCGCGGCTGGTGCGGGAGCTCATCGATCATCCCGAGCTCGGCACCGTCTCGCACTGGAGCCTGTCGACCAGCGACGCGCATGGCGTCTATGAGAAACTGGGTTTCAAGGCCTCGACGGACGGCCGATACATGCGCCTCGATCGCTCGCCCCAATGA
- a CDS encoding DedA family protein — protein sequence MTEAIHHFIEQYGLLAVFVGCVAEGESAAILGGFFAHQHVFVLWHAFVAAALGAFAGDTFFFILGRSFADNRHVVRLRRRPGFRRAYRLLNTHPNIFVLSNRYVYGMRLVGGIAAGLSTIAAPRFVILNAISSVIWAVVFSTIGYVFGLGAEHFVGQALLRHERLLIGLGIGLTVAVLAWLVARHIASRERNREQ from the coding sequence ATGACCGAAGCGATCCATCATTTCATCGAACAGTACGGGCTGCTCGCCGTCTTCGTCGGCTGTGTCGCCGAAGGGGAAAGTGCCGCGATCCTCGGCGGCTTCTTCGCCCACCAGCATGTTTTCGTGCTTTGGCACGCCTTTGTCGCGGCAGCGCTCGGCGCCTTCGCCGGCGATACCTTCTTCTTCATCCTGGGCAGAAGTTTCGCAGACAACCGTCATGTCGTCAGGCTGCGCAGGCGGCCCGGCTTCCGCCGCGCCTACCGCCTGCTCAACACCCATCCCAACATCTTCGTGCTGTCGAACCGCTATGTCTACGGCATGCGCCTGGTCGGCGGCATCGCGGCCGGCCTGTCGACCATAGCAGCACCCCGCTTCGTCATCCTCAACGCCATCTCATCGGTGATCTGGGCGGTGGTGTTCAGCACCATTGGCTATGTTTTTGGGCTGGGCGCCGAGCATTTCGTTGGCCAGGCCTTGCTGCGCCACGAACGACTGCTGATCGGGCTTGGCATCGGCCTCACCGTGGCCGTGCTGGCCTGGCTTGTCGCCCGCCACATCGCCAGCCGCGAGCGTAACCGTGAACAGTGA
- a CDS encoding DNA-3-methyladenine glycosylase I — MPDFAKIRARTAKRKGGEAELSTLLGPVPDNAAVADIPDDRILSTMAERIFAAGFVWRVIEQKWPGFEEAFLRFEPKRLLFQPDDFWHDLASDPRIVRNPQKIKSVRDNSAFVERVSKEHGGFGHFLADWPADDQVGLMAYLGKHGSRLGGNTGQYFLRWLGWDAFVISPDMAAALRDAGLDIAESPTSKRDLDKIQAQINQWVADTGLPRRHISRILAMSIGDNHSPQSLREYMGDD, encoded by the coding sequence ATGCCAGATTTCGCCAAAATCCGCGCCCGTACAGCCAAACGCAAGGGTGGGGAAGCGGAGCTTTCAACGCTGCTGGGGCCGGTGCCCGACAATGCCGCAGTCGCCGACATCCCGGACGATCGCATTCTGTCGACCATGGCCGAGCGAATCTTTGCCGCCGGTTTTGTCTGGCGCGTTATTGAACAGAAGTGGCCGGGTTTCGAGGAGGCGTTTCTGCGTTTCGAGCCGAAGCGGCTGTTGTTCCAGCCTGACGATTTTTGGCACGATCTGGCTTCCGACCCGCGCATCGTGCGCAATCCGCAGAAGATCAAATCCGTCCGCGACAACTCTGCCTTCGTCGAACGCGTGTCCAAGGAACATGGCGGCTTCGGTCATTTCCTTGCCGACTGGCCAGCGGATGATCAGGTCGGACTGATGGCCTATCTCGGCAAGCATGGCAGCCGGCTGGGCGGCAATACCGGCCAGTATTTCCTGCGCTGGCTGGGCTGGGACGCCTTTGTCATTTCGCCCGACATGGCGGCGGCCCTTCGTGACGCAGGCCTCGATATCGCCGAAAGCCCGACTTCGAAGAGGGACCTCGACAAGATCCAGGCCCAGATCAATCAGTGGGTGGCGGACACGGGCCTGCCGCGCCGGCACATTTCGCGCATCCTGGCGATGTCGATCGGCGACAACCATTCCCCGCAGTCGTTGCGCGAATATATGGGCGACGACTGA
- a CDS encoding GFA family protein, with product MSDSHRGSCLCGAVRFRTHGALRDVVYCHCSQCRKQSGHFYAATNVADADIVIEGAESITWYEASDFARRGFCKTCGSVLFWKPRDQGYISVMAGSFDKPTGLKGDCHIFVGDKGDYYSIDDGLPQFEKSTPSIAVAE from the coding sequence ATGAGCGACAGTCACCGGGGATCATGCCTGTGCGGAGCGGTCCGCTTCCGGACGCACGGGGCGTTGCGTGATGTCGTCTACTGCCATTGCTCGCAATGCAGGAAGCAGAGCGGGCATTTCTATGCCGCGACCAATGTTGCCGACGCCGACATCGTCATCGAAGGCGCCGAAAGCATCACCTGGTATGAAGCGTCCGATTTCGCCAGGCGCGGTTTCTGCAAGACATGTGGGTCGGTGCTTTTCTGGAAGCCGAGGGATCAAGGCTACATTTCGGTCATGGCGGGATCGTTCGACAAGCCGACAGGCCTCAAGGGCGACTGTCATATCTTCGTTGGCGACAAGGGCGACTATTATTCGATCGACGACGGACTGCCCCAATTTGAAAAGTCGACGCCTTCGATAGCGGTCGCCGAATGA
- a CDS encoding NAD+ synthase — translation MTKKPDILRIAIAQLNPTVGDVAGNLAKAREARADAARHGADLVLYTELFLAGYPPEDLVLKPAFLKACERAAQEFAADTSDGGPGVIIGTPLKRKSGTHNSIIVADGGKILAERYKLDLPNYGEFDEKRVFQAGPELQGPVNFRGVRLGIPICEDIWGDVAVCETLAESGAEILLVPNGSPYYRAKIDVRHQVVIKQVIECGLPMIYANQLGGQDELIFDGASFAIGADKRLAFQMSQFEDAIDVTTWKRTEEGWVCSEGPMSKIPEREEADYRACMLGLRDYVNKNGFKNVVLGLSGGIDSAICAALAVDALGEERLRAVMMPYRYTSKDSLKDAEDCARALGCRYDIVPIFEPVEGFMHALTQLFEGTKEGITEENLQSRARGTILMAISNKFGSMVVTTGNKSEMSVGYATLYGDMNGGFNPIKDLYKMQVYALSRWRNSHVPPGALGPSGEVIPKNIIDKAPSAELRENQTDQDSLPPYPVLDDILECLVENEMGVDDIVARGHDRATVTRIEHLLYIAEYKRRQAAPGVKITRKNFGRDRRYPITNRFRDRG, via the coding sequence ATGACCAAGAAGCCCGACATACTGCGCATCGCGATCGCCCAGCTCAACCCGACAGTCGGCGATGTCGCCGGCAACCTCGCCAAAGCCCGCGAGGCGAGGGCGGATGCCGCGCGCCATGGCGCCGATCTCGTGCTCTATACCGAGCTTTTCCTGGCCGGTTATCCGCCGGAAGATCTCGTTCTGAAGCCGGCCTTCCTCAAGGCATGCGAGCGGGCGGCGCAAGAGTTCGCCGCCGATACATCGGATGGCGGGCCAGGCGTCATCATCGGCACACCGCTGAAGCGCAAGAGCGGCACGCACAATTCGATCATCGTCGCCGATGGCGGCAAGATCCTGGCCGAGCGCTACAAGCTTGACCTGCCGAACTATGGCGAGTTCGACGAAAAGCGCGTCTTCCAGGCCGGGCCGGAACTGCAGGGCCCCGTCAATTTCCGCGGCGTGCGGCTTGGCATCCCGATCTGCGAGGACATATGGGGCGACGTCGCGGTGTGCGAGACACTGGCCGAGAGCGGCGCTGAAATTCTGCTGGTGCCGAACGGCTCGCCCTATTATCGCGCCAAGATCGATGTGCGCCATCAGGTTGTCATCAAGCAGGTCATCGAATGCGGCCTGCCGATGATCTATGCCAACCAGCTCGGCGGTCAGGACGAGCTGATCTTCGACGGCGCGTCCTTCGCCATCGGTGCCGACAAGAGATTGGCTTTCCAGATGAGCCAGTTCGAGGACGCGATCGACGTCACCACGTGGAAACGCACGGAGGAGGGCTGGGTCTGCTCGGAAGGGCCGATGTCGAAGATCCCCGAGAGGGAGGAGGCCGACTATCGCGCCTGCATGCTGGGCCTGCGCGACTACGTCAACAAGAATGGCTTCAAGAATGTGGTGCTGGGCCTGTCGGGCGGCATCGATTCGGCGATCTGCGCTGCCCTTGCCGTCGACGCGCTCGGTGAGGAGCGGCTGCGCGCGGTGATGATGCCCTACCGCTATACGTCGAAGGATTCGCTGAAGGATGCCGAGGACTGCGCGCGCGCGCTCGGCTGCCGCTATGACATCGTACCGATCTTTGAGCCCGTCGAAGGGTTCATGCACGCGCTGACGCAGCTTTTCGAAGGCACCAAGGAAGGCATCACCGAGGAAAACCTGCAGAGCCGAGCGCGCGGCACCATTCTGATGGCGATCTCCAACAAGTTCGGCTCGATGGTCGTCACCACCGGCAACAAGAGCGAGATGTCGGTCGGCTATGCCACTCTCTATGGTGACATGAATGGCGGCTTCAACCCGATCAAGGATCTCTACAAGATGCAGGTCTATGCGCTGTCGCGCTGGCGCAACAGCCATGTGCCGCCGGGCGCGCTCGGACCGTCGGGCGAGGTCATCCCGAAGAACATCATCGACAAGGCGCCGTCGGCGGAATTGCGGGAAAACCAGACCGACCAGGATTCGCTGCCGCCCTATCCGGTGCTGGACGACATCCTCGAATGCCTGGTCGAAAACGAGATGGGCGTCGACGACATTGTGGCGCGTGGCCATGACCGGGCGACGGTGACGCGCATCGAGCATCTGCTTTATATCGCCGAATACAAGCGTCGGCAGGCCGCGCCTGGCGTGAAGATCACCAGGAAGAATTTCGGCCGCGACCGCCGTTATCCCATCACCAACCGTTTCAGGGATCGTGGATAA
- a CDS encoding diacylglycerol kinase → MQRLIDAFFNSVRAFRKLAASEKAFQQELLLLLLALPAGWFVSVSWRGYALLIGAVLLLIMVEVLNTGIEAACDAFSREFNVDIQLAKDCGSLAVLISVFIVAGVWGIALIERITGFPI, encoded by the coding sequence ATGCAGCGGCTGATCGACGCTTTTTTCAATTCGGTGCGGGCGTTTCGCAAGCTGGCCGCCAGCGAGAAGGCTTTCCAGCAGGAATTGCTGCTGTTGCTGCTCGCCTTGCCGGCCGGGTGGTTCGTTTCCGTCTCGTGGCGTGGCTACGCCTTGCTGATCGGGGCGGTGCTGCTCCTGATCATGGTCGAGGTGCTGAACACCGGGATCGAGGCCGCCTGCGATGCGTTCAGCCGCGAGTTCAATGTCGACATCCAGCTGGCCAAGGATTGCGGTTCGCTAGCCGTGCTGATTTCGGTATTCATCGTCGCCGGCGTCTGGGGCATCGCGCTCATCGAGCGGATCACCGGCTTTCCCATCTGA
- a CDS encoding diguanylate cyclase domain-containing protein, whose product MQPASAPTEQGTDIVSAVVATMRQLGVLGLPRNYEIFYEALSGTNRELSLAVLSLSNRPTQDELDKIGRSFFAHNHGPDIVEHARDVIARELEEVASLLRSERGHIEKYGRILDETSSGLSNRSLLSQDLLHKIANAMSVATNSTIDHGRQVASTLNDKTTELESVKSKLEEYKRLADTDPLTHIWNRRAFDKEITRIYNSNKGILFNALILADIDRFKDINDRYGHPVGDKIIQIIADIFQTSIRGDMFVARTGGEEFALIIEGASEDATYEIAERIRALIEQTPFTSSQTGMNYGTVTVSMGICMASEAEGPEDLYTKADRALYRSKVSGRNRVTKHSTMAGRAGKSWLLYKKD is encoded by the coding sequence ATGCAGCCGGCATCCGCCCCAACCGAACAAGGCACCGACATCGTATCCGCCGTTGTCGCCACGATGCGTCAGCTCGGCGTGCTCGGCCTGCCGCGCAATTACGAGATCTTCTACGAGGCCCTGAGCGGCACCAATCGCGAGCTTAGCCTTGCCGTGCTCTCGCTGAGCAACCGGCCGACACAGGACGAGTTGGACAAGATAGGCCGTTCTTTCTTTGCCCATAACCATGGCCCAGACATTGTCGAGCATGCGCGGGACGTCATCGCCAGGGAGCTCGAGGAAGTCGCATCGCTGTTGCGAAGCGAGCGCGGCCACATCGAAAAATACGGCAGGATTCTCGATGAGACATCGAGCGGCCTGAGTAACCGAAGCCTGCTTTCGCAGGATCTCCTGCACAAGATCGCCAACGCCATGTCGGTCGCCACCAACTCGACCATTGATCATGGCCGGCAGGTCGCCTCGACGCTCAACGACAAGACGACCGAACTCGAGAGCGTCAAGTCGAAGCTCGAAGAGTACAAGCGGCTCGCCGACACCGATCCGTTGACCCATATCTGGAACCGGCGGGCCTTCGACAAGGAAATCACCCGGATCTACAACAGCAACAAGGGCATCCTGTTCAATGCCCTGATCCTTGCCGACATCGATCGGTTCAAGGATATCAATGATCGCTACGGTCACCCGGTCGGCGACAAGATCATCCAGATCATCGCCGACATTTTCCAGACCAGCATCCGCGGCGACATGTTCGTTGCCCGCACCGGTGGCGAGGAGTTCGCGCTGATCATCGAGGGCGCCAGCGAAGACGCCACCTACGAGATCGCCGAGCGCATTCGCGCCCTGATCGAACAGACGCCGTTCACCAGCAGCCAGACCGGTATGAATTACGGCACCGTGACGGTGTCGATGGGCATCTGCATGGCGTCGGAGGCCGAAGGCCCCGAGGACCTCTACACGAAAGCCGACCGTGCGCTCTACCGCTCGAAGGTCAGCGGCCGCAATCGCGTCACCAAGCATTCCACCATGGCCGGTCGCGCCGGCAAGAGCTGGCTGCTCTACAAGAAAGACTGA
- a CDS encoding class II 3-deoxy-7-phosphoheptulonate synthase: MTKWSPNSWRAKPIKQVPAYPDLAALKNTEAQLATFPPLVFAGEARKLKKQLAAVAAGEAFLLQGGDCAESFAEHGADNIRDFFRVFLQMSVVLTFAGAQPVVKVGRVAGQFAKPRSSDNETKGGVTLPSYRGDIINGIEFDAKSRIPDPARQEMAYRQSAATLNLLRAFAQGGYASLENVHRWMLGFVSDSPQGEKYESLANRITETMDFMKAVGITSETNYALRETDFYTSHEALLLGYEEALTRVDSTSGDWYATSGHMIWIGDRTRQPDHAHVEYCRGIKNPLGLKCGPSLSADGLLELIDLLNPENEPGRLTLIARFGSDKVADHLPKLVRAVQKEGRSVVWSSDPMHGNTIEAAGYKTRPFDRILKEVQTFFEVHRAEGTHPGGIHVEMTGKNVTECTGGARAITAEELQDRYHTHCDPRLNADQAIELAFLVSDLLKKSHPVQHKQVANG, translated from the coding sequence ATGACGAAATGGTCGCCGAATTCGTGGAGAGCAAAGCCGATCAAGCAGGTTCCTGCCTATCCGGATCTTGCCGCGCTGAAAAACACGGAAGCCCAGCTCGCCACCTTTCCGCCGCTGGTTTTTGCCGGTGAGGCACGCAAGCTGAAGAAGCAGCTGGCGGCTGTTGCCGCTGGCGAAGCCTTTCTGCTCCAGGGTGGCGATTGCGCCGAGAGCTTTGCCGAACATGGCGCGGACAACATCCGCGACTTCTTCCGCGTCTTCCTGCAGATGTCGGTCGTGCTGACTTTTGCCGGCGCACAGCCTGTGGTGAAGGTCGGCCGCGTTGCCGGCCAGTTCGCCAAGCCGCGCTCGTCCGACAACGAGACCAAGGGCGGGGTGACGCTGCCGAGCTACCGCGGCGACATCATCAACGGTATCGAATTCGATGCCAAATCGCGTATTCCCGACCCAGCCCGCCAGGAAATGGCCTACCGCCAGTCGGCGGCGACGCTCAACCTTCTGCGCGCTTTCGCGCAGGGCGGCTATGCCAGCCTGGAGAACGTGCACCGCTGGATGCTCGGCTTCGTGTCGGACAGCCCGCAGGGCGAAAAATACGAGTCGTTGGCCAACCGCATCACCGAGACGATGGACTTCATGAAGGCCGTCGGCATCACCTCGGAGACCAACTACGCGCTGCGCGAGACGGATTTCTACACCAGCCACGAGGCGCTGCTGCTCGGCTATGAAGAGGCGCTGACCCGCGTCGACTCGACCTCCGGTGACTGGTACGCCACGTCAGGCCATATGATCTGGATTGGCGACCGCACGCGCCAGCCCGACCATGCCCATGTCGAATATTGCCGTGGCATCAAGAACCCGCTCGGCCTGAAATGCGGCCCGTCGCTGAGCGCTGACGGCTTGCTTGAACTGATCGACCTGCTCAACCCCGAGAACGAGCCCGGCCGGTTGACGCTGATCGCGCGCTTTGGTTCGGACAAGGTCGCTGATCATCTGCCGAAGCTGGTGCGCGCGGTGCAGAAGGAAGGCCGCAGCGTGGTCTGGTCGTCTGACCCGATGCACGGCAACACCATCGAGGCAGCCGGCTACAAGACGCGGCCGTTCGACCGCATCCTGAAGGAGGTGCAGACCTTCTTCGAGGTGCACCGCGCGGAAGGCACGCATCCGGGCGGAATCCATGTCGAAATGACAGGCAAGAACGTGACCGAATGCACGGGCGGCGCGCGCGCCATCACGGCCGAGGAATTGCAGGACCGCTACCACACCCATTGCGATCCGCGCCTCAATGCCGACCAGGCGATCGAACTGGCCTTCCTGGTCTCGGACCTCCTGAAGAAAAGCCATCCGGTGCAGCACAAGCAGGTCGCCAACGGCTGA